In Rhodanobacter humi, the genomic stretch CGAGGATGCCCTTGCCCTCGTGCTTCAGCCACTGGTACAGCGGGTGCGCATGCTCGCCGTTCACCTCGATCTTCGCGAACAGCGGGAAGGTGACGCCGTAGCTGGTGTCGCAGAACTCGCGGATCGCCGTCTCGTCGCCCGGCTCCTGGTGGCCGAACTGGTCGCAGGGGAAACCCAGCACCACCAGGCCACGGTCGCGGTCGTCCCGCCACAGCTTTTCCAGGCCGGCGTATTGCGGCGTGAAGCCGCATTTCGAGGCCACGTTGACGATCAGCAAGGTCTTGCCTCGCCATTCCGACAACGAGCGTTCGTTGCCGTCGATGTCACGTGCGCTGAAGTCGTGGACGCTGCTCATGGCGAAAACTCCGGTATGGCCGTATGGAAGTCCGTGAACCGCTAGAATACTCGCCCGCCCCCGCTCGAACCGCCGTGATCCGCTTTCTCGACGTGCACAAGTCCTACCGCGTGGACGGCAAGGACATCCCCGCGCTGCAGCCGTTCAGCCTCGACATCCTGGATGGCGAGGTGTTCGGCATCATCGGCCATTCCGGCGCCGGCAAGTCCACCCTGATCCGGCTGATCAACCTGCTGGAGCGCCCCAGCGGCGGGCGCATCCTGATCAGCGACACCGAGATGACCGCGCTGGACGAGCCGGCGCTGCGCGCGCAGCGGCGGCGCATCGGCATGATCTTCCAGCACTTCAACCTGCTCGCCTCGCAGACGGTGGCGGACAATGTCGCGTTCCCGCTGCGCCTCGCCGGCGAGCGCGACGCAGCGAAAATCCGTGCCCGCGTGGACGAGCTGCTGGAGCGCGTGGGCCTGACCGAGCACGCGAACAAGTACCCCGCGCAGCTCTCCGGCGGCCAGAAGCAGCGCGTGGGCATCGCCCGCGCGCTGGCGAACCGCCCGGAGATCCTGCTGTGCGACGAGGCCACCAGCGCGCTCGACCCGCAGACCACGGCGTCCGTGCTCGATCTGCTCGCCGCGATCAATCGCGAACTCAAGCTCACCATCGTGCTGATCACCCACGAGATGGACGTGGTGCGCCGCATCTGCGACCGCGTGGCGGTGCTCGATGCCGGCCGCATCGTGGAAAACGGCACGGTGGCCGACGTGTTCCTGCACCCGCGGCACGCCACCACGCGGCGCTTCGTCAACGAGGCGCTGCCGGAGGAAGCCGCCAGCACGCAGGCACCGATCGTGGCCGGCCGCGTGCTGCGCCTCACCTTCCGCGGCGCCACCACGCTGAGTCCGGTGCTGAGCCGGGTGATGCGCGAGAGCGGCGTGGATTTCAACCTGCTCGCCGGCCGCATCGACCGCATCAAGGAGCTGCCCTACGGCCAGCTCACCCTGACGCTGGAAGGCGCAA encodes the following:
- a CDS encoding glutathione peroxidase, whose protein sequence is MSSVHDFSARDIDGNERSLSEWRGKTLLIVNVASKCGFTPQYAGLEKLWRDDRDRGLVVLGFPCDQFGHQEPGDETAIREFCDTSYGVTFPLFAKIEVNGEHAHPLYQWLKHEGKGILGSEAIKWNFTKFLVDGHGQVVKRYAPTDTPEKIGRELDRLLAD
- a CDS encoding methionine ABC transporter ATP-binding protein; this translates as MIRFLDVHKSYRVDGKDIPALQPFSLDILDGEVFGIIGHSGAGKSTLIRLINLLERPSGGRILISDTEMTALDEPALRAQRRRIGMIFQHFNLLASQTVADNVAFPLRLAGERDAAKIRARVDELLERVGLTEHANKYPAQLSGGQKQRVGIARALANRPEILLCDEATSALDPQTTASVLDLLAAINRELKLTIVLITHEMDVVRRICDRVAVLDAGRIVENGTVADVFLHPRHATTRRFVNEALPEEAASTQAPIVAGRVLRLTFRGATTLSPVLSRVMRESGVDFNLLAGRIDRIKELPYGQLTLTLEGANTDAALAALREAGIEIEELSR